One region of Desulfomicrobium macestii genomic DNA includes:
- the tdh gene encoding L-threonine 3-dehydrogenase, whose amino-acid sequence MEKMKALVKAKAEVGIWMEEIPVPEVGHNDILIKVGKTAICGTDIHIYNWDAWAAKTIPVPMAVGHEFVGRIVAMGSEVRGLKVGDRVSAEGHITCGHCRNCKAGKRHLCRNAIGVGVNRPGCFAEYVCVPAVNAFKIPDTISGDVAAMLDPLGNATHTALSFDLVGEDVLITGAGPIGIMAAGIARFCGARHVVITDVNDYRLDLARKMGVSRAVNVGSESLAETMADLHMSEGFDVGLEMSGNPHAFREMLAQMNHGGHIALLGIMPEDTAIDWGQVVFKGLKLKGIYGREMFETWYKMTAMLQSGLDMSPVITHNFAAEDFQKGFDVMRSGKSGKVILDWNA is encoded by the coding sequence TAAAAGTCGGCAAGACCGCCATCTGCGGCACCGACATCCATATCTACAACTGGGACGCCTGGGCGGCCAAGACCATCCCCGTGCCCATGGCCGTCGGACATGAGTTTGTGGGGCGCATCGTGGCCATGGGCTCCGAGGTGCGCGGGCTCAAAGTCGGCGACCGGGTTTCCGCCGAGGGGCACATCACCTGCGGCCACTGCCGCAACTGCAAGGCGGGCAAGCGCCATCTCTGCCGCAACGCCATCGGCGTGGGCGTCAACCGTCCGGGCTGCTTCGCCGAATACGTCTGCGTTCCGGCCGTCAACGCCTTCAAGATCCCCGACACCATCTCCGGCGACGTGGCCGCCATGCTCGACCCGCTCGGCAACGCCACGCACACCGCCCTGTCCTTCGATCTGGTCGGCGAGGACGTGCTCATCACCGGGGCCGGACCCATCGGCATCATGGCCGCGGGGATAGCCCGGTTCTGCGGAGCTCGCCACGTGGTCATCACCGACGTCAACGACTACCGCCTGGACCTGGCCCGCAAGATGGGCGTCAGCCGCGCCGTCAACGTCGGCAGCGAGTCCCTGGCCGAGACCATGGCCGACCTGCACATGTCCGAAGGCTTCGACGTAGGTCTTGAGATGTCCGGAAACCCCCACGCTTTCCGGGAGATGCTCGCGCAGATGAACCACGGCGGGCACATCGCCCTGCTCGGCATCATGCCCGAGGACACGGCCATCGACTGGGGACAGGTCGTGTTCAAGGGCCTGAAGCTCAAGGGCATCTACGGCCGCGAAATGTTCGAGACTTGGTACAAGATGACAGCCATGCTGCAGAGCGGACTGGACATGTCCCCGGTCATCACCCACAACTTCGCCGCCGAGGACTTCCAGAAGGGCTTCGATGTCATGCGCTCGGGCAAGTCCGGCAAGGTCATCCTGGACTGGAACGCCTGA